The following are encoded in a window of Scleropages formosus chromosome 7, fSclFor1.1, whole genome shotgun sequence genomic DNA:
- the hecw1b gene encoding E3 ubiquitin-protein ligase HECW1 isoform X1 gives MIHRQVILSQNLYQNRFLGLAAMASPSRSSQGRRRCKDPIRHSYNPEQFQNVDLQNCGPEGPPVARSTSDTDLVTSQGRSALTVSSSFYTVGQPQDLVICWDIKEEVDAGDWIGMYLIDEVLSENFLDYKNRGVNGSHKGQIVWKIEASSYFVESETKVCFKYYHGLSGALRATTPSVTVKNPSAPVFKPIATEEVTQSQGSRRLISFSLSDFQAVGLKKGMFFNPDPYLKIAIHPGKHSIFPALPHHGQEKRSSIVCNTINPVWQRERFNFVSLPTDVLEIEVKDKFAKSRPIIKRFLGKLSMPVQRLLEKHAIGDRVVSYTLGRRMPTEHVSGHLQFRFEITSSIHPADDEDTSLGMDCGAGAAAAATADQRGDGAAMQAAEGSPADDAASVGPEAPELPADRVPGETGAGSDAAEPPRSELGQPEPSGAQAGEGGGGRASGGATLGGPAQEEHREIQAPPLVVLGAPGVQGTAEGTASESAGRSDVTVGRQEGEEAETPLQDEEDGDPESASPCMRGGTKRKSRPCSLPVSELETVIASSCTEAETPRSHYIRIHHLLHGLPTAQHGQEAPGAPEARDGAEAVAGVQAEEWPPKPAEDAGGKEMGSSADAGAQETTAEAPESPEAAEAPKPTQGSPGPCLRRTLPRSLSVERLSDLNQLLEGAEPRPESESDAGGPKPPGDNECDLCDTSWYSTSCNSTSCYSSSAYEERQGPCGRPCFSSVESARLSESTVFSSQDDEEEEEEEEEEEEEEEEENSAFELVADSAPSPEVREPGDGTAQWPGGREQSSVRSAESPVAGPSGRAGGDCPLPGNHPPVRQLPALRPDAHHYPTIDEPLPPNWEARIDSHGRVFYVDHVNRTTTWQRPTTAAMPDGIHRSNSVQQMEQLNRRYQNIQRTIATERTEDEAGSRRGERMVNVDGDTDGPSLAHEMRREGSSSPVNSQKITLLLQCPAVKFITHPEFFTVLHANYGAYRMFTNSTCLKHMVLKIRRDARSFERYQHNRDLVAFLNRFADTQLELPRGWEIKSDQQGKSFFVDHNSRATTFIDPRIPLQNGRLPNHLTHRQHLQRLRSYSAGEASEVSRSRGASLLTRPGNSLVTAIRNQYHQDQMPLAYNDKIVAFLRQPNIFEMLQERQPSLARNHALREKVHYIRTEGTHGVEKLSCDADLVILLSLFEEEIMSYVPPHSFHPGFSFSPRCSPGSSPQNSPGLQRARAPAPYRRDFEAKLRNFYRKLEAKGYGQGPGKIKLIIRRDHLLEGTFNQVMAYSRKELQRNKLYITFVGEEGLDYSGPSREFFFLLSQELFNPYYGLFEYSANDTYTVQISPMSAFVENHLEWFRFSGRILGLALIHQYLLDAFFTRPFYKALLRLATDLSDLEYLDEEFHQSLQWMKDNDITDILDLTFTVNEEVFGQVTERELKSGGANVQVTEKNKKEYIERMVKWRVERGVVQQTEALVRGFYEVVDSRLVSVFDARELELVIAGTAEIDLNDWRNNTEYRGGYHDGHIVVRWFWGAVERFNNEQRLRLLQFVTGTSSVPYEGFGALRGSNGLRRFCIEKWGKITSLPRAHTCFNRLDLPPYPSYTMLYEKMLIAVEETSTFGLE, from the exons AACTTGTACCAGAACCGATTCCTCGGCCTAGCGGCCATGGCATCGCCCTCACGAAGCTCGCAGGGTCGTCGGCGGTGCAAAGACCCCATCCGCCACAGCTACAACCCCGAACAGTTCCAGAACGTGGACCTGCAGAACTGCGGGCCGGAGGGCCCCCCCGTGGCTCGCTCCACCAGCGACACGGATCTGGTGACCTCGCAAGGCCGCTCAGCTCTCACGGTCAGCAGCTCTTTCTACACGGTTGGCcagccgcaggatctcgtcatCTGCTGGGACATCAAGGAGGAGGTGGATGCCGGGGACTGGATCGGCATGTACCTCATCG ATGAGGTCCTGTCGGAGAACTTCCTGGACTATAAGAACCGCGGCGTGAATGGCTCTCACAAGGGCCAGATCGTGTGGAAGATTGAAGCCAGCTCCTACTTCGTCGAGT CGGAGACCAAAGTCTGCTTCAAGTACTACCACGGCCTGAGTGGGGCGCTGCGAGCCACCACCCCCAGTGTGACGGTGAAGAACCCATCAGCACCT GTATTCAAGCCCATCGCCACAGAGGAGGTGACGCAGAGCCAGGGAAGCCGCAGACTCATCAGCTTCTCGCTTTCCG ATTTCCAGGCCGTGGGGCTGAAGAAGGGCATGTTTTTCAACCCCGACCCATACCTGAAGATCGCAATCCACCCCGGCAAACACAGCATCTTCCCTGCCCTACCTCACCACGGCCAGGAGAAGCGTTCCAGCATAGTGTGCAACACCATCAACCCCGTGTGGCAGAGGGAG cGCTTCAACTTTGTGTCGCTGCCCACGGACGTGCTGGAGATTGAGGTGAAGGACAAGTTTGCCAAGAGCAGGCCCATCATCAAGCGCTTCCTGGGCAAGTTATCCATGCCGGTCCAGAGGCTGCTGGAGAAGCACGCTATCGG CGACCGCGTGGTGAGCTACACTCTGGGCCGCAGGATGCCCACAGAGCATGTGAGCGGACATCTGCAGTTCCGCTTTGAGATCACCTCCTCCATTCATCCAG CAGATGACGAGGACACCTCCCTCGGCATGGACTGTGGCGccggagcagcagcagccgccacCGCGGACCAACGGGGGGACGGCGCAGCGATGCAGGCGGCAGAAGGAAGCCCGGCCGATGACGCAGCAAGCGTGGGGCCCGAAGCCCCGGAGCTGCCCGCGGATAGGGTCCCTGGGGAGACGGGGGCCGGCAGCGATGCGGCGGAGCCCCCCCGCTCGGAACTCGGGCAGCCGGAGCCCAGCGGAGCCCAGGCAGGGGAAGGCGGAGGTGGCAGAGCTAGCGGAGGGGCTACATTGGGCGGCCCTGCCCAGGAGGAACACCGTGAGATACAAGCCCCGCCTCTGGTTGTTTTGGGTGCACCCGGTGTACAGGGGACGGCGGAGGGCACGGCGAGTGAGTCTGCAGGACGGTCAGACGTTACGGTCGGCagacaggagggggaggaggcagAGACTCCGCTGCAGGATGAGGAGGACGGGGATCCGGAGTCCGCGTCACCCTGCATGAGGGGTGGGACCAAGCGCAAGAGCAGACCGTGCTCTCTACCCGTGTCCGAGCTGGAGACGGTCATCGCCTCGTCTTGCACCGAAGCTGAAACGCCGCGCTCTCATTACATCCGCATCCATCACCTGCTGCACGGCCTGCCCACGGCCCAGCACGGCCAGGAGGCTCCCGGGGCCCCAGAAGCCCGTGACGGCGCGGAGGCCGTGGCAGGCGTCCAAGCAGAAGAGTGGCCCCCAAAGCCTGCAGAGGATGCTGGGGGAAAAGAGATGGGGAGCTCCGCGGACGCAGGGGCCCAGGAGACGACCGCGGAGGCACCCGAATCCCCGGAGGCGGCTGAGGCCCCGAAGCCCACGCAGGGCTCCCCAGGGCCCTGTTTGAGAAGGACGCTTCCTCGCAGCCTTTCCGTGGAGCGCCTGTCCGACCTGAACCAGCTgctggagggggcggagccacgTCCCGAGAGCGAGAGCGACGCAGGCGGCCCGAAGCCCCCAGGCGACAACGAGTGCGACCTGTGCGATACCTCCTGGTACAGCACCTCCTGCAACAGCACCTCCTGCTACAGCAGTTCGGCCTACGAGGAGCGCCAGGGACCCTGTGGCCGGCCCTGCTTCTCCTCGGTGGAGAGCGCGCGTCTGTCGGAGAGCACCGTCTTCTCCTCGCAGGAcgacgaggaagaggaggaggaggaggaggaggaggaggaggaggaagaagaagagaacaGTGCTTTTGAGCTGGTGGCTGACTCGGCGCCGAGCCCGGAGGTGCGGGAGCCCGGAGACGGGACGGCGCAGTGgccgggagggagggagcagagCAGCGTGCGGAGCGCCGAGTCTCCGGTGGCCGGACCCAGCGGCAGAGCCGGAG GCGATTGCCCCTTGCCCGGCAACCACCCGCCAGTACGCCAGCTCCCAGCTTTGCGACCTGACGCCCACCATTACCCAACTATTGATGAGCCCCTGCCGCCAA ACTGGGAGGCTCGCATCGACAGCCACGGCCGAGTGTTCTACGTGGACCACGTGAACCGCACCACGACGTGGCAGCGACCCACCACGGCCGCCATGCCGGACGGCATTCACCGCTCCAACTCggtgcagcagatggagcagctCAATCGAAG GTACCAGAACATCCAGAGGACCATCGCCACCGAGAGAACGGAAGACGAGGCCGGCAGCCGGAGGGGGGAGCGGATGGTGAACGTGGACGGCGACACTGACGGCCCATCGCTGGCTCACG agatgaggagggaaggATCCTCGTCCCCAGTCAACAGTCAGAAGATCACGTTGTTGCTGCAGTGCCCAGCAGTCAAGTTCATCACCCACCCTGAGTTCTTCACAGTCCTCCATGCCAACTAC GGCGCCTACAGGATGTTCACCAACAGCACGTGTCTGAAGCACATGGTGCTGAAGATCCGGCGCGATGCTCGCAGCTTTGAGCGCTACCAGCACAACCGCGACTTGGTCGCCTTCCTCAACAGGTTTGCCGACACGCAGCTGGAGTTGCCCCGCGGCTGGGAAATCAAGAGCGACCAGCAGGGCAAG TCCTTTTTTGTAGACCACAACAGTCGTGCGACCACCTTCATCGACCCCAGGATCCCTCTGCAGAACGGGCGTCTGCCCAACCACCTCACCCACAGGCAGCACCTGCAGCGACTGCGCAGCTACAGCGCAGGGGAG GCATCGGAAGTGTCCCGGAGTCGAGGAGCATCGTTGCTGACAAGGCCCGGGAACAGCTTGGTGACTGCAATACGAAACCAGTACCACCAGGACCAGATGCCTCTTG CCTACAATGACAAGATCGTGGCCTTCCTGCGTCAGCCCAACATCTTCGAGATGCTTCAGGAGCGACAGCCCAGTCTGGCCAGGAACCATGCTCTAAG GGAGAAGGTTCACTACATCAGGACAGAAGGTACCCACGGCGTAGAGAAGCTGTCGTGTGATGCAGATCTGGTCATCCTGTTGAG CCTGTTTGAGGAAGAGATCATGTCCTATGTCCCTCCCCATTCCTTCCACCCTGGGTTCAGCTTCTCGCCACGATGCTCACCGGGATCCTCCCCCCAGAACTCTCCGG GACTGCAGAGGGCCCGCGCGCCCGCGCCCTACCGGCGAGACTTTGAAGCCAAACTACGCAACTTCTACAGGAAGCTGGAGGCCAAGGGCTACGGTCAGGGGCCTGGGAAAATCAA GCTCATCATTAGACGGGACCATCTGCTGGAGGGCACCTTCAACCAGGTGATGGCCTACTCCCGCAAGGAGCTGCAGAGGAACAAGCTGTATATCACCTTTGTGGGGGAGGAAGG CCTGGACTACAGTGGCCCGTCCCGGGAGTTCTTCTTCCTGCTATCCCAGGAGCTCTTCAACCCCTACTATGGCCTCTTCGAGTACTCGGCCAACGACACGTACACGGTGCAGATCAGCCCCATGTCCGCCTTCGTGGAGAACCATCTGGAATG GTTTCGCTTTAGCGGGCGCATCCTGGGCTTGGCACTGATCCACCAGTACCTGTTGGATGCCTTCTTCACTCGACCCTTCTACAAAGCTCTGCTCAGGCT AGCCACTGACCTGAGTGACCTGGAGTACCTGGACGAAGAGTTCCACCAGAGCTTACAGTGGATGAAGGACAATGACATTACGGACATCCTGGACCTCACCTTCACTGTCAACGAAGAGGTCTTTGGTCAG GTCACGGAGCGGGAACTGAAATCGGGCGGGGCCAACGTCCAGGTGACGGAAAAGAACAAGAAAGAGTACATTGAGCGCATGGTCAAGTGGAGGGTGGAGCGAGGCGTGGTGCAGCAAACCGAGGCTTTGGTTCGAGGCTTCTACGAG GTGGTGGACTCGCGCCTCGTGTCGGTGTTCGATGCCCGGGAGCTGGAGCTGGTCATTGCTGGGACGGCAGAGATCGACCTCAACGACTGGAGGAACAATACAGAATACAGGGGAG GGTACCACGACGGGCACATTGTGGTGCGCTGGTTCTGGGGCGCCGTGGAGCGCTTCAACAACGAGCAGCGGCTGCGGCTCCTGCAGTTCGTCACAGGCACCTCGAGCGTGCCCTACGAGGGCTTCGGCGCCCTGCGCGGGAGCAACGGTCTGCGCAGGTTCTGCATCGAGAAGTGGGGCAAGATCACCTCCCTGCCCAG GGCACACACCTGTTTCAACCGGCTGGATCTGCCCCCGTACCCCTCGTACACGATGCTGTATGAGAAGATGCTGATCGCCGTCGAAGAAACCAGCACCTTCGGCTTGGAATGA
- the hecw1b gene encoding E3 ubiquitin-protein ligase HECW1 isoform X2 has translation MIHRQVILSQNLYQNRFLGLAAMASPSRSSQGRRRCKDPIRHSYNPEQFQNVDLQNCGPEGPPVARSTSDTDLVTSQGRSALTVSSSFYTVGQPQDLVICWDIKEEVDAGDWIGMYLIDEVLSENFLDYKNRGVNGSHKGQIVWKIEASSYFVESETKVCFKYYHGLSGALRATTPSVTVKNPSAPVFKPIATEEVTQSQGSRRLISFSLSDFQAVGLKKGMFFNPDPYLKIAIHPGKHSIFPALPHHGQEKRSSIVCNTINPVWQRERFNFVSLPTDVLEIEVKDKFAKSRPIIKRFLGKLSMPVQRLLEKHAIGDRVVSYTLGRRMPTEHVSGHLQFRFEITSSIHPDDEDTSLGMDCGAGAAAAATADQRGDGAAMQAAEGSPADDAASVGPEAPELPADRVPGETGAGSDAAEPPRSELGQPEPSGAQAGEGGGGRASGGATLGGPAQEEHREIQAPPLVVLGAPGVQGTAEGTASESAGRSDVTVGRQEGEEAETPLQDEEDGDPESASPCMRGGTKRKSRPCSLPVSELETVIASSCTEAETPRSHYIRIHHLLHGLPTAQHGQEAPGAPEARDGAEAVAGVQAEEWPPKPAEDAGGKEMGSSADAGAQETTAEAPESPEAAEAPKPTQGSPGPCLRRTLPRSLSVERLSDLNQLLEGAEPRPESESDAGGPKPPGDNECDLCDTSWYSTSCNSTSCYSSSAYEERQGPCGRPCFSSVESARLSESTVFSSQDDEEEEEEEEEEEEEEEEENSAFELVADSAPSPEVREPGDGTAQWPGGREQSSVRSAESPVAGPSGRAGGDCPLPGNHPPVRQLPALRPDAHHYPTIDEPLPPNWEARIDSHGRVFYVDHVNRTTTWQRPTTAAMPDGIHRSNSVQQMEQLNRRYQNIQRTIATERTEDEAGSRRGERMVNVDGDTDGPSLAHEMRREGSSSPVNSQKITLLLQCPAVKFITHPEFFTVLHANYGAYRMFTNSTCLKHMVLKIRRDARSFERYQHNRDLVAFLNRFADTQLELPRGWEIKSDQQGKSFFVDHNSRATTFIDPRIPLQNGRLPNHLTHRQHLQRLRSYSAGEASEVSRSRGASLLTRPGNSLVTAIRNQYHQDQMPLAYNDKIVAFLRQPNIFEMLQERQPSLARNHALREKVHYIRTEGTHGVEKLSCDADLVILLSLFEEEIMSYVPPHSFHPGFSFSPRCSPGSSPQNSPGLQRARAPAPYRRDFEAKLRNFYRKLEAKGYGQGPGKIKLIIRRDHLLEGTFNQVMAYSRKELQRNKLYITFVGEEGLDYSGPSREFFFLLSQELFNPYYGLFEYSANDTYTVQISPMSAFVENHLEWFRFSGRILGLALIHQYLLDAFFTRPFYKALLRLATDLSDLEYLDEEFHQSLQWMKDNDITDILDLTFTVNEEVFGQVTERELKSGGANVQVTEKNKKEYIERMVKWRVERGVVQQTEALVRGFYEVVDSRLVSVFDARELELVIAGTAEIDLNDWRNNTEYRGGYHDGHIVVRWFWGAVERFNNEQRLRLLQFVTGTSSVPYEGFGALRGSNGLRRFCIEKWGKITSLPRAHTCFNRLDLPPYPSYTMLYEKMLIAVEETSTFGLE, from the exons AACTTGTACCAGAACCGATTCCTCGGCCTAGCGGCCATGGCATCGCCCTCACGAAGCTCGCAGGGTCGTCGGCGGTGCAAAGACCCCATCCGCCACAGCTACAACCCCGAACAGTTCCAGAACGTGGACCTGCAGAACTGCGGGCCGGAGGGCCCCCCCGTGGCTCGCTCCACCAGCGACACGGATCTGGTGACCTCGCAAGGCCGCTCAGCTCTCACGGTCAGCAGCTCTTTCTACACGGTTGGCcagccgcaggatctcgtcatCTGCTGGGACATCAAGGAGGAGGTGGATGCCGGGGACTGGATCGGCATGTACCTCATCG ATGAGGTCCTGTCGGAGAACTTCCTGGACTATAAGAACCGCGGCGTGAATGGCTCTCACAAGGGCCAGATCGTGTGGAAGATTGAAGCCAGCTCCTACTTCGTCGAGT CGGAGACCAAAGTCTGCTTCAAGTACTACCACGGCCTGAGTGGGGCGCTGCGAGCCACCACCCCCAGTGTGACGGTGAAGAACCCATCAGCACCT GTATTCAAGCCCATCGCCACAGAGGAGGTGACGCAGAGCCAGGGAAGCCGCAGACTCATCAGCTTCTCGCTTTCCG ATTTCCAGGCCGTGGGGCTGAAGAAGGGCATGTTTTTCAACCCCGACCCATACCTGAAGATCGCAATCCACCCCGGCAAACACAGCATCTTCCCTGCCCTACCTCACCACGGCCAGGAGAAGCGTTCCAGCATAGTGTGCAACACCATCAACCCCGTGTGGCAGAGGGAG cGCTTCAACTTTGTGTCGCTGCCCACGGACGTGCTGGAGATTGAGGTGAAGGACAAGTTTGCCAAGAGCAGGCCCATCATCAAGCGCTTCCTGGGCAAGTTATCCATGCCGGTCCAGAGGCTGCTGGAGAAGCACGCTATCGG CGACCGCGTGGTGAGCTACACTCTGGGCCGCAGGATGCCCACAGAGCATGTGAGCGGACATCTGCAGTTCCGCTTTGAGATCACCTCCTCCATTCATCCAG ATGACGAGGACACCTCCCTCGGCATGGACTGTGGCGccggagcagcagcagccgccacCGCGGACCAACGGGGGGACGGCGCAGCGATGCAGGCGGCAGAAGGAAGCCCGGCCGATGACGCAGCAAGCGTGGGGCCCGAAGCCCCGGAGCTGCCCGCGGATAGGGTCCCTGGGGAGACGGGGGCCGGCAGCGATGCGGCGGAGCCCCCCCGCTCGGAACTCGGGCAGCCGGAGCCCAGCGGAGCCCAGGCAGGGGAAGGCGGAGGTGGCAGAGCTAGCGGAGGGGCTACATTGGGCGGCCCTGCCCAGGAGGAACACCGTGAGATACAAGCCCCGCCTCTGGTTGTTTTGGGTGCACCCGGTGTACAGGGGACGGCGGAGGGCACGGCGAGTGAGTCTGCAGGACGGTCAGACGTTACGGTCGGCagacaggagggggaggaggcagAGACTCCGCTGCAGGATGAGGAGGACGGGGATCCGGAGTCCGCGTCACCCTGCATGAGGGGTGGGACCAAGCGCAAGAGCAGACCGTGCTCTCTACCCGTGTCCGAGCTGGAGACGGTCATCGCCTCGTCTTGCACCGAAGCTGAAACGCCGCGCTCTCATTACATCCGCATCCATCACCTGCTGCACGGCCTGCCCACGGCCCAGCACGGCCAGGAGGCTCCCGGGGCCCCAGAAGCCCGTGACGGCGCGGAGGCCGTGGCAGGCGTCCAAGCAGAAGAGTGGCCCCCAAAGCCTGCAGAGGATGCTGGGGGAAAAGAGATGGGGAGCTCCGCGGACGCAGGGGCCCAGGAGACGACCGCGGAGGCACCCGAATCCCCGGAGGCGGCTGAGGCCCCGAAGCCCACGCAGGGCTCCCCAGGGCCCTGTTTGAGAAGGACGCTTCCTCGCAGCCTTTCCGTGGAGCGCCTGTCCGACCTGAACCAGCTgctggagggggcggagccacgTCCCGAGAGCGAGAGCGACGCAGGCGGCCCGAAGCCCCCAGGCGACAACGAGTGCGACCTGTGCGATACCTCCTGGTACAGCACCTCCTGCAACAGCACCTCCTGCTACAGCAGTTCGGCCTACGAGGAGCGCCAGGGACCCTGTGGCCGGCCCTGCTTCTCCTCGGTGGAGAGCGCGCGTCTGTCGGAGAGCACCGTCTTCTCCTCGCAGGAcgacgaggaagaggaggaggaggaggaggaggaggaggaggaggaagaagaagagaacaGTGCTTTTGAGCTGGTGGCTGACTCGGCGCCGAGCCCGGAGGTGCGGGAGCCCGGAGACGGGACGGCGCAGTGgccgggagggagggagcagagCAGCGTGCGGAGCGCCGAGTCTCCGGTGGCCGGACCCAGCGGCAGAGCCGGAG GCGATTGCCCCTTGCCCGGCAACCACCCGCCAGTACGCCAGCTCCCAGCTTTGCGACCTGACGCCCACCATTACCCAACTATTGATGAGCCCCTGCCGCCAA ACTGGGAGGCTCGCATCGACAGCCACGGCCGAGTGTTCTACGTGGACCACGTGAACCGCACCACGACGTGGCAGCGACCCACCACGGCCGCCATGCCGGACGGCATTCACCGCTCCAACTCggtgcagcagatggagcagctCAATCGAAG GTACCAGAACATCCAGAGGACCATCGCCACCGAGAGAACGGAAGACGAGGCCGGCAGCCGGAGGGGGGAGCGGATGGTGAACGTGGACGGCGACACTGACGGCCCATCGCTGGCTCACG agatgaggagggaaggATCCTCGTCCCCAGTCAACAGTCAGAAGATCACGTTGTTGCTGCAGTGCCCAGCAGTCAAGTTCATCACCCACCCTGAGTTCTTCACAGTCCTCCATGCCAACTAC GGCGCCTACAGGATGTTCACCAACAGCACGTGTCTGAAGCACATGGTGCTGAAGATCCGGCGCGATGCTCGCAGCTTTGAGCGCTACCAGCACAACCGCGACTTGGTCGCCTTCCTCAACAGGTTTGCCGACACGCAGCTGGAGTTGCCCCGCGGCTGGGAAATCAAGAGCGACCAGCAGGGCAAG TCCTTTTTTGTAGACCACAACAGTCGTGCGACCACCTTCATCGACCCCAGGATCCCTCTGCAGAACGGGCGTCTGCCCAACCACCTCACCCACAGGCAGCACCTGCAGCGACTGCGCAGCTACAGCGCAGGGGAG GCATCGGAAGTGTCCCGGAGTCGAGGAGCATCGTTGCTGACAAGGCCCGGGAACAGCTTGGTGACTGCAATACGAAACCAGTACCACCAGGACCAGATGCCTCTTG CCTACAATGACAAGATCGTGGCCTTCCTGCGTCAGCCCAACATCTTCGAGATGCTTCAGGAGCGACAGCCCAGTCTGGCCAGGAACCATGCTCTAAG GGAGAAGGTTCACTACATCAGGACAGAAGGTACCCACGGCGTAGAGAAGCTGTCGTGTGATGCAGATCTGGTCATCCTGTTGAG CCTGTTTGAGGAAGAGATCATGTCCTATGTCCCTCCCCATTCCTTCCACCCTGGGTTCAGCTTCTCGCCACGATGCTCACCGGGATCCTCCCCCCAGAACTCTCCGG GACTGCAGAGGGCCCGCGCGCCCGCGCCCTACCGGCGAGACTTTGAAGCCAAACTACGCAACTTCTACAGGAAGCTGGAGGCCAAGGGCTACGGTCAGGGGCCTGGGAAAATCAA GCTCATCATTAGACGGGACCATCTGCTGGAGGGCACCTTCAACCAGGTGATGGCCTACTCCCGCAAGGAGCTGCAGAGGAACAAGCTGTATATCACCTTTGTGGGGGAGGAAGG CCTGGACTACAGTGGCCCGTCCCGGGAGTTCTTCTTCCTGCTATCCCAGGAGCTCTTCAACCCCTACTATGGCCTCTTCGAGTACTCGGCCAACGACACGTACACGGTGCAGATCAGCCCCATGTCCGCCTTCGTGGAGAACCATCTGGAATG GTTTCGCTTTAGCGGGCGCATCCTGGGCTTGGCACTGATCCACCAGTACCTGTTGGATGCCTTCTTCACTCGACCCTTCTACAAAGCTCTGCTCAGGCT AGCCACTGACCTGAGTGACCTGGAGTACCTGGACGAAGAGTTCCACCAGAGCTTACAGTGGATGAAGGACAATGACATTACGGACATCCTGGACCTCACCTTCACTGTCAACGAAGAGGTCTTTGGTCAG GTCACGGAGCGGGAACTGAAATCGGGCGGGGCCAACGTCCAGGTGACGGAAAAGAACAAGAAAGAGTACATTGAGCGCATGGTCAAGTGGAGGGTGGAGCGAGGCGTGGTGCAGCAAACCGAGGCTTTGGTTCGAGGCTTCTACGAG GTGGTGGACTCGCGCCTCGTGTCGGTGTTCGATGCCCGGGAGCTGGAGCTGGTCATTGCTGGGACGGCAGAGATCGACCTCAACGACTGGAGGAACAATACAGAATACAGGGGAG GGTACCACGACGGGCACATTGTGGTGCGCTGGTTCTGGGGCGCCGTGGAGCGCTTCAACAACGAGCAGCGGCTGCGGCTCCTGCAGTTCGTCACAGGCACCTCGAGCGTGCCCTACGAGGGCTTCGGCGCCCTGCGCGGGAGCAACGGTCTGCGCAGGTTCTGCATCGAGAAGTGGGGCAAGATCACCTCCCTGCCCAG GGCACACACCTGTTTCAACCGGCTGGATCTGCCCCCGTACCCCTCGTACACGATGCTGTATGAGAAGATGCTGATCGCCGTCGAAGAAACCAGCACCTTCGGCTTGGAATGA